From Gemmatimonadota bacterium, a single genomic window includes:
- the ybeY gene encoding rRNA maturation RNase YbeY, translating to MWYATGWFAKSSVPTPRIRAAERRRAGAGEAAVVTVAGRHPPVSRVRVVQVVRGVLAGERARVAMSVTFVGPTRIRQLNARWKHADRTTDVLAFSLPLPDGGRQGDVYICRAMAAGEAKKRGIAVGEELVRLVIHGTLHVLGYDHPEGDGRVRSTMWRRQERYLACLG from the coding sequence ATGTGGTACGCCACCGGTTGGTTCGCGAAATCATCCGTGCCTACGCCGAGGATCAGAGCGGCTGAGCGGCGCCGAGCCGGGGCCGGCGAGGCAGCCGTCGTGACGGTTGCCGGTCGGCACCCGCCGGTGTCCCGGGTCCGAGTGGTTCAGGTCGTCCGCGGCGTGCTCGCCGGGGAGCGGGCGCGGGTGGCGATGTCCGTTACCTTCGTCGGGCCGACGCGGATCCGCCAGCTGAATGCCCGGTGGAAACACGCCGATCGGACCACGGATGTGCTGGCGTTTTCGCTCCCGCTCCCCGACGGGGGTCGGCAGGGTGACGTCTACATCTGTCGGGCGATGGCGGCGGGCGAGGCCAAGAAACGGGGTATTGCCGTGGGCGAGGAATTGGTCCGGCTGGTGATCCATGGCACCCTGCACGTGCTCGGCTACGACCATCCGGAGGGTGACGGGCGGGTCCGGTCCACGATGTGGCGGCGCCAGGAAAGGTACCTCGCGTGTCTGGGTTGA
- a CDS encoding DUF4147 domain-containing protein yields MLGDPTVTRVRDGGILPAVSRRLDQLRHDAISMYDAAIRGVEPSRALTQALATTPPPERVRLIALGKASYAMAAAAVQHLDRLDVPIAGGLVVTPDAGSPPDPRLIRVAGDHPLPGRNSTAAAGALAVAVAEIEPREDVWVLLSGGTTSLIGAPVSEVSPTEYLVLIRALGQSGLPIGDLNRVRKRFSQWGAGRLAHALRAATLRVFALSDVPGDDLADIGSGPTAPDPSTAGEIRRILQRVPRSVTVPDFAWRVLDRVERGDLPETPKPADSAFAGVRSRVIGSNAVARVHAAERARALGYQVVETDTLLTGDAAEAGRTLGRLVAADAGGPRAWIWGGETTVSLGEDHGLGGRCQELAIAAAEILAATASDQDIVLLAGGTDGRDGPTEAGGAVVDRHSWAAIRAAGLDPSRALARHDAHPALASIGGLLRPGLTGTNVMDIVIAVTGDARDLQGKAPLREPKIGA; encoded by the coding sequence ATGCTCGGTGATCCGACCGTCACTCGGGTGAGGGATGGAGGTATATTGCCCGCCGTGTCTCGCCGACTCGACCAACTCCGCCACGACGCCATCTCAATGTACGACGCCGCCATCCGCGGTGTCGAACCCAGCCGGGCGCTGACCCAGGCGCTCGCCACCACACCGCCCCCGGAGCGGGTCCGGTTGATCGCCCTGGGCAAGGCGTCCTACGCGATGGCCGCCGCCGCGGTCCAGCACCTCGACCGTCTCGACGTGCCGATTGCCGGCGGCTTGGTCGTGACGCCCGACGCCGGGAGCCCGCCCGACCCCCGGCTGATCCGGGTCGCCGGTGATCATCCGCTCCCCGGCCGGAACTCGACGGCCGCCGCGGGCGCCCTGGCCGTCGCGGTCGCCGAGATCGAGCCCCGCGAGGACGTCTGGGTCCTGCTGTCGGGAGGCACCACCAGCCTGATCGGCGCCCCGGTATCCGAAGTATCGCCGACGGAATACCTGGTGCTCATCCGGGCCCTCGGCCAATCCGGTCTCCCGATCGGCGACTTGAACCGGGTTCGGAAGCGGTTTTCCCAGTGGGGGGCCGGCCGCCTGGCCCACGCCCTCCGCGCCGCGACGCTCCGGGTGTTTGCGTTGTCCGACGTCCCCGGCGACGACTTGGCCGATATCGGGTCCGGCCCGACCGCGCCGGATCCGTCCACCGCCGGCGAGATCCGGCGAATCCTCCAGCGGGTACCGCGATCCGTGACCGTGCCCGACTTCGCATGGCGGGTGCTCGACCGGGTGGAACGGGGCGACCTGCCCGAAACGCCGAAGCCCGCCGACTCGGCCTTTGCCGGCGTCCGGTCCCGTGTGATCGGATCGAACGCGGTCGCGCGGGTCCACGCCGCGGAGCGAGCCCGGGCGTTAGGCTACCAGGTCGTCGAAACCGACACCCTGCTCACCGGCGACGCCGCCGAGGCCGGACGGACCCTCGGCCGGCTCGTGGCGGCGGACGCCGGCGGGCCCCGGGCCTGGATTTGGGGCGGTGAAACCACGGTCTCGTTGGGAGAGGATCACGGGCTCGGGGGGCGCTGCCAAGAATTAGCGATCGCCGCAGCGGAGATCCTGGCGGCCACCGCGAGCGATCAAGACATCGTCCTGCTCGCGGGGGGCACTGATGGCCGAGACGGTCCGACCGAGGCGGGCGGCGCGGTTGTCGATCGCCACAGTTGGGCCGCCATCAGGGCAGCGGGCCTCGACCCCAGTCGGGCGCTGGCTCGCCACGATGCCCATCCCGCCCTTGCCAGCATCGGCGGACTCCTCCGCCCCGGTCTGACCGGCACCAACGTCATGGATATCGTGATCGCGGTAACGGGCGACGCAAGGGACCTACAGGGGAAGGCGCCCCTTCGGGAGCCGAAAATCGGCGCCTAG
- a CDS encoding adenylosuccinate lyase codes for MTDDARYQSPLGSRYASAAMQRLWSERHKIGLWRRIWLALAETERELGLDIPAAALEEITAHLDDCDLAVAATYEHRFRHDVMAHVHALGDQAPAARPYLHLGATSAFVTDNADMIVIRESLQLLLGRLVALARALGQFADRYAALPCLAYTHFQPAQLTTVGKRATLWAQDFALDLEELTHRLGTLRTRGCKGTTGTQASFLELFGGDHHKVRELDRQVTRRLGFSASLPVTGQTYSRKLDSMALDVLSGIAQSASKMASDLRLLQHEGELLEPFEAEQIGSSAMAYKRNPMRAERINALARFVISLTGNTAHTAATQWLERTLDDSANRRLTLPEAFLATDAILVLATNIVSGIEVREPVIGRHVADQMPFMATERWMMLGVQAGGDRQALHEVIRQASHLVSKQVSEGGPNDLLERLSGAPEFASLGADRLRAELDPARYVGRAPEQTHEFLNEYLTPLLATASALAAEAPAAEVTV; via the coding sequence ATGACCGACGACGCCCGCTACCAATCGCCCCTTGGAAGCCGCTACGCCTCGGCGGCCATGCAGCGCCTCTGGAGCGAGCGGCACAAGATCGGCCTCTGGCGACGAATTTGGCTGGCTCTCGCCGAGACGGAGCGGGAATTGGGCCTCGACATCCCGGCCGCGGCGCTCGAGGAGATCACCGCCCACCTCGATGACTGCGACTTGGCGGTCGCGGCAACGTACGAGCACCGATTCCGGCACGATGTGATGGCGCATGTCCATGCCCTGGGCGATCAAGCCCCGGCGGCCCGGCCGTATCTCCACCTCGGCGCTACCAGCGCGTTCGTCACCGATAACGCCGACATGATCGTGATCCGCGAGAGTCTTCAGCTCCTCCTCGGCCGGTTGGTGGCGCTGGCCCGCGCCCTCGGGCAATTTGCCGATCGATACGCGGCCCTCCCGTGTCTGGCCTACACCCACTTCCAGCCGGCCCAGCTCACCACCGTCGGGAAGCGCGCCACCCTCTGGGCCCAAGACTTCGCCCTCGATCTCGAGGAACTCACCCACCGGCTCGGCACCCTCCGCACCAGGGGGTGCAAGGGCACCACCGGCACCCAGGCGTCCTTTCTCGAACTGTTCGGCGGCGACCACCACAAGGTCCGGGAGTTGGACCGCCAGGTGACTCGACGGCTGGGGTTTTCCGCCTCGCTGCCGGTCACCGGCCAGACCTACAGCCGGAAGCTCGACAGTATGGCGCTGGATGTTCTGAGCGGCATTGCTCAATCCGCCTCCAAGATGGCTTCCGATCTGCGCCTGCTACAGCACGAAGGCGAGTTGCTCGAGCCGTTCGAGGCGGAGCAGATCGGTTCGAGTGCAATGGCCTACAAGCGAAACCCGATGCGGGCCGAACGCATCAACGCGCTGGCCCGGTTCGTCATTTCCCTGACCGGCAACACGGCCCACACGGCCGCCACCCAGTGGCTCGAACGGACCCTGGACGACAGCGCCAACCGGCGGTTGACGTTGCCCGAGGCATTCCTCGCCACCGACGCGATTCTGGTGTTGGCCACCAACATCGTCAGCGGGATCGAGGTCCGCGAACCGGTCATCGGTCGCCACGTGGCCGATCAGATGCCCTTCATGGCGACGGAGCGCTGGATGATGCTTGGTGTTCAGGCCGGGGGCGACCGCCAGGCGCTCCACGAGGTCATTCGCCAGGCCAGTCACCTGGTGTCCAAGCAGGTCAGCGAGGGTGGACCGAACGACCTTCTGGAGCGGCTCTCGGGCGCCCCCGAGTTTGCCTCGCTCGGGGCCGACCGACTCCGCGCCGAACTCGATCCGGCCCGGTACGTTGGACGGGCGCCGGAGCAAACCCACGAATTCCTGAATGAATACCTGACGCCTTTGCTCGCCACGGCCTCCGCGCTCGCGGCCGAGGCCCCCGCCGCGGAGGTGACGGTATGA
- a CDS encoding LytR family transcriptional regulator, with protein sequence MDPSRFDGSFMEFAGKLRVAAIAVVALAGVVAAALVWRGAGAADLVGAQAPAALPGIVIEVRNGTSRSGLARQAARLLRERGVDVIFVGTSSARPDSTTVLVRRGSVVRGHELARLLGGARVRSEPDSLLRVDLTVLLGADFRLPKGRLPL encoded by the coding sequence ATGGACCCTTCCCGATTCGACGGTTCGTTTATGGAATTCGCTGGCAAGCTCCGGGTAGCCGCCATCGCGGTCGTGGCCCTGGCGGGGGTGGTGGCGGCAGCGCTGGTGTGGCGGGGAGCCGGTGCGGCGGACCTCGTCGGTGCCCAGGCTCCCGCCGCGCTACCGGGGATCGTCATCGAGGTTCGAAACGGCACCTCGCGGAGCGGCTTGGCCAGACAGGCAGCCCGGTTGCTTCGGGAGCGAGGAGTCGACGTGATCTTCGTCGGTACCTCGTCCGCCCGGCCAGACTCGACCACCGTATTGGTTCGGCGGGGAAGTGTGGTTCGGGGGCATGAACTGGCCCGGCTACTCGGCGGAGCGCGGGTTCGGTCGGAGCCCGATTCGCTGCTCCGGGTGGATCTCACAGTCCTGCTAGGCGCCGATTTTCGGCTCCCGAAGGGGCGCCTTCCCCTGTAG
- the lexA gene encoding transcriptional repressor LexA — protein MAMTKRQKEILSYLELHIRDHGYAPSFEEIAEHFGFQSLATVHEHLTNLERKGYIRRTYNESRSIEVLPPKGTAGATEIPLLGLVAAGAPIEAVVHGETLSVPDQMLSRRGPNYALKVRGDSMIDDHIVDGDFVVIQGRQAADNGEMVIALVNGAEATVKRYYREAGGWVRLQPANPNVQPLRFPETDVMIQGVVVGVIRRYQ, from the coding sequence ATGGCCATGACCAAGCGTCAAAAAGAGATCTTGAGCTACCTCGAGCTCCACATCCGCGACCATGGCTATGCGCCGAGTTTTGAGGAAATCGCCGAGCATTTCGGGTTCCAGTCGCTCGCGACGGTTCACGAGCATCTGACCAATCTGGAACGAAAAGGCTACATCCGGCGCACCTACAACGAGAGCCGGTCGATCGAAGTCCTGCCGCCGAAGGGCACGGCGGGGGCCACCGAGATTCCGCTCCTGGGCCTCGTGGCGGCCGGAGCCCCGATCGAGGCGGTCGTCCACGGCGAGACCCTCTCGGTACCCGACCAGATGCTGAGCCGCCGGGGCCCCAACTACGCCCTCAAGGTCCGGGGCGATTCCATGATCGACGATCACATCGTCGACGGCGATTTTGTCGTCATCCAGGGCCGGCAAGCGGCCGACAACGGCGAGATGGTCATCGCCTTGGTCAACGGGGCTGAGGCGACGGTCAAACGGTACTACCGGGAGGCCGGCGGGTGGGTCAGGCTGCAGCCGGCCAACCCGAACGTTCAACCCCTCCGTTTTCCGGAAACCGATGTCATGATTCAAGGGGTCGTGGTCGGGGTCATTCGCCGGTACCAATAG
- a CDS encoding PhoH family protein: MTQRFGVEGADPLLLAGINDANLVELGRVLGVRATLRGDTLAVSGPGEQVDRASPIVQGLIDLARIGEAVTPDVISRLVTDGVIPADLAAPGEGRILLPGLRRAILPKTVGQRDYLQAISQHDIVIGIGPAGTGKTYLAVAKAIEALARKRVRRIILARPAVEAGESLGFLPGDIQAKVDPYLRPLYDALEDMMPRDRVQKAIESRTIEIAPLAYMRGRTLADAFIILDEAQNATGAQMKMFLTRLGVNSKVVVTGDKTQVDLPKREDSGLIQIERILPGIDGLVFHYLTEADVVRHRLVREIIRAYAEDQSG, encoded by the coding sequence ATGACCCAGCGGTTCGGGGTTGAAGGGGCCGACCCGCTGCTGCTCGCGGGGATCAACGACGCCAACTTGGTGGAACTCGGCCGGGTCTTGGGCGTTCGCGCCACCCTCCGGGGCGACACCCTGGCGGTCTCGGGGCCCGGCGAGCAGGTCGATCGGGCCTCACCCATCGTCCAGGGCCTCATCGATCTCGCGAGGATCGGGGAAGCGGTGACCCCCGATGTGATCAGCCGGTTGGTCACCGACGGCGTCATCCCGGCCGATCTCGCGGCCCCGGGCGAGGGGCGGATCCTCCTGCCCGGCCTCCGCCGGGCGATCCTCCCCAAGACCGTGGGTCAACGGGACTACCTCCAAGCCATCTCGCAACACGACATCGTCATCGGGATCGGACCCGCCGGTACCGGCAAGACCTATCTGGCGGTTGCCAAGGCCATTGAGGCGCTGGCCCGCAAGCGGGTCCGCCGGATCATCCTCGCCCGTCCGGCGGTCGAGGCAGGCGAGTCGTTAGGCTTTCTGCCCGGTGATATTCAGGCCAAGGTCGACCCGTACCTCCGGCCGCTCTACGACGCGCTCGAAGACATGATGCCGCGTGATCGGGTCCAGAAGGCCATCGAGAGCCGGACCATCGAAATCGCTCCGCTGGCCTACATGCGGGGCCGGACGCTGGCGGACGCATTCATCATTTTGGACGAGGCCCAAAACGCCACCGGCGCCCAGATGAAGATGTTCCTGACCCGCCTCGGCGTGAACAGCAAGGTGGTGGTCACCGGCGACAAGACCCAGGTCGATCTGCCGAAGCGCGAGGATTCGGGGCTGATCCAGATCGAGCGAATCCTCCCGGGTATCGACGGCTTGGTGTTCCATTACCTCACCGAGGCCGATGTGGTACGCCACCGGTTGGTTCGCGAAATCATCCGTGCCTACGCCGAGGATCAGAGCGGCTGA
- a CDS encoding PDZ domain-containing protein, with protein MVRASFRLLISSVVLGAASVACSAKPAMPPLIDSANAQRSAQNQTLTTSRRTAIVDAAARVARSVVSISVVSRRQVPAGDPMDFFSFFVPRTQERQIQGYGTGFVVRPGGIIITNQHVVDNADSITVSLADGRDFTARLLGEDPTTDIAVLRITEDLPVAAIGKSTDILIGEWVVALGNPYTYLLGNSEPTVTAGVVSATRRNVLPNNTQSGLYLDMIQTDASINPGNSGGPLTNSLGEVIGVNSFIFSNSGGSIGLGFAIPIERAIRVADEIVKSGAVRRAWTGLTVGDASSMRDWKSAGGVRIAEVTPAGPAVRAGLEAGAVLVEAAGRRLRNYLDWEAVKLDLHVGDTVAVRFKRTPAGAVESRRIITGDLPSVTAARVSVISGLELITVTPGVQAERQIRSDQGALIFRITDEVSRATGLREGDVIRWINRRPIATAAEVKSELGALGSQQAFTITFERQGNVASTTLSFR; from the coding sequence ATGGTTCGCGCTTCCTTCCGGCTCCTAATCTCCTCCGTCGTGCTGGGGGCGGCGTCCGTGGCCTGCTCCGCCAAGCCGGCCATGCCCCCGCTCATCGATTCGGCCAATGCCCAGCGGTCGGCGCAGAACCAGACGCTCACGACCTCCCGCCGGACCGCGATCGTCGATGCGGCCGCCCGGGTCGCGCGGTCCGTCGTCTCGATCAGCGTGGTCTCCCGACGACAGGTGCCGGCCGGCGACCCGATGGACTTCTTCTCGTTCTTTGTCCCCCGGACCCAGGAACGCCAGATCCAGGGGTACGGCACCGGCTTCGTCGTCCGCCCGGGCGGCATCATTATCACCAACCAGCATGTCGTCGACAACGCCGACTCCATCACCGTCTCGCTCGCCGATGGCCGAGATTTCACGGCTCGCCTCCTCGGCGAAGACCCGACGACCGACATCGCGGTCTTGAGAATCACCGAGGACCTGCCGGTCGCCGCCATCGGCAAGAGCACCGACATCCTGATCGGTGAGTGGGTCGTGGCGTTAGGCAATCCGTACACCTACCTCTTGGGCAACTCGGAGCCGACCGTCACCGCCGGGGTGGTCAGCGCCACCCGGCGAAACGTCCTACCGAACAACACCCAGTCGGGCCTCTATCTCGACATGATTCAGACCGATGCCTCGATCAATCCCGGCAACTCGGGCGGTCCGCTGACCAATTCCCTGGGCGAGGTCATCGGCGTCAACTCCTTCATCTTCTCCAACTCCGGCGGATCGATCGGCCTCGGATTCGCGATTCCGATCGAGCGGGCCATCCGGGTCGCCGACGAGATCGTCAAGAGCGGCGCGGTCCGCCGAGCCTGGACCGGGCTCACGGTCGGCGATGCCAGTTCGATGCGGGACTGGAAGAGTGCCGGCGGGGTTCGGATCGCCGAAGTGACCCCAGCGGGCCCGGCCGTGCGAGCCGGCCTCGAGGCGGGCGCCGTCCTGGTCGAGGCTGCCGGACGCCGGCTCCGGAACTACCTTGACTGGGAGGCCGTCAAGCTCGACCTCCACGTCGGCGATACCGTGGCGGTTCGCTTCAAGCGAACGCCGGCCGGCGCGGTCGAGTCCCGGCGGATCATCACCGGTGATTTGCCGAGCGTCACGGCCGCCCGGGTCAGCGTCATTAGCGGCCTCGAGTTGATCACGGTGACGCCCGGAGTCCAGGCCGAGCGGCAAATCCGTTCCGATCAGGGCGCTCTGATCTTCCGGATCACCGATGAAGTCAGCCGGGCCACCGGGCTTCGCGAGGGCGACGTCATTCGATGGATCAATCGACGGCCCATCGCCACTGCGGCCGAGGTCAAGAGTGAACTCGGAGCACTCGGATCCCAGCAGGCCTTCACCATCACGTTCGAACGGCAGGGAAATGTGGCGTCGACTACCTTGAGCTTCCGATGA
- the aspS gene encoding aspartate--tRNA ligase, which translates to MLSSPDRTAHRTHRAGSLTKANLGQTVHVAGWVHRRRDLGGLVFLDLRDRDGLLQLSCSPDWSSAAVMACAGSLGVETVILATGRVELRPNPARDADMTSREVEVYVTELVVVGPAGTPAIPVARKDNEELSSEELRLRHRVLDLRRPELQRNLVLRHRLAQRARGVLSDLGFLEVETPILTKPTPEGARDYLVPSRVHPGEFYALPQSPQIYKQLLMVAGFDRYFQIARCFRDEDLRADRQPEFTQIDIEASFVSADDVMGFIEAVLEGLWAEAGQPVPIPFPRLTFAEAMERFGIDKPDCRFGLEISDLTAQLGADRAPFLSDAGRGGIRFRGIQVPAAAALTRKDFDALTETAKDAGAGGLVWMKRGDAGWEGQGVKAVGASGTAALAGSPGDVVVAVVGPDRMTSPALHAVRTALIRRLGLEPSRKHAFLWVIDFPLFEPDPATGQHIFVHHPFTSPHPDDAEFLETDPGRCRAVHYDAVYNGNELGSGSIRITDPALQARVFKLLGIEADDQRRRFGFLLDALATGAPPMGGFAIGFDRVVMLLAGATSLRDVIAFPKTTAARALFEGAPTPVEQKDLDVLNLAICPANPGVPGV; encoded by the coding sequence ATGCTATCATCACCCGACCGAACGGCCCACCGAACCCATCGCGCCGGCTCTCTGACCAAGGCGAACCTCGGGCAGACCGTCCACGTCGCCGGCTGGGTCCACCGCCGCCGAGATCTCGGCGGCTTGGTGTTCCTCGATCTCCGCGACCGCGACGGGCTTCTGCAACTCTCGTGCAGCCCCGATTGGAGTTCCGCCGCCGTGATGGCGTGCGCTGGTTCGCTCGGGGTCGAAACCGTCATCCTCGCGACCGGGCGGGTTGAACTCCGGCCCAACCCGGCCCGCGACGCGGACATGACGTCCCGGGAAGTCGAAGTCTACGTCACCGAGTTGGTCGTGGTCGGGCCCGCGGGTACCCCGGCTATTCCGGTGGCCCGGAAGGACAACGAAGAGCTCTCGTCGGAGGAACTCCGGCTGCGACACCGGGTGCTCGATCTCCGTCGCCCCGAGTTGCAGCGGAATCTTGTGTTGCGCCACCGGTTGGCGCAACGGGCCCGGGGCGTGCTGAGCGACTTGGGGTTTCTCGAGGTCGAAACCCCGATCTTGACCAAGCCAACCCCTGAGGGGGCCCGGGACTACCTGGTGCCCTCGCGGGTTCATCCGGGCGAGTTCTATGCCCTGCCGCAGTCGCCCCAGATCTACAAGCAACTGCTCATGGTGGCGGGATTCGATCGCTATTTCCAGATCGCCCGTTGTTTCCGCGATGAGGACCTTCGGGCCGATCGGCAGCCGGAGTTCACCCAGATCGATATCGAGGCCTCGTTCGTTTCGGCGGATGACGTCATGGGGTTCATCGAAGCGGTGCTCGAAGGTCTCTGGGCGGAGGCGGGCCAGCCGGTGCCGATCCCGTTTCCCCGCCTCACGTTCGCCGAAGCGATGGAGCGGTTCGGGATCGACAAGCCGGACTGCCGGTTCGGGCTCGAGATCAGCGATCTCACCGCGCAGTTAGGCGCGGACCGGGCCCCCTTCCTCTCGGACGCCGGCCGTGGCGGGATTCGGTTCCGCGGGATCCAGGTCCCCGCGGCTGCCGCGCTCACCCGGAAGGACTTCGACGCCCTGACCGAGACGGCCAAAGACGCGGGGGCTGGCGGCTTGGTCTGGATGAAGCGCGGGGATGCCGGCTGGGAGGGGCAGGGCGTCAAAGCGGTCGGGGCCTCGGGCACGGCGGCGTTGGCCGGTTCCCCCGGCGACGTGGTGGTGGCGGTGGTCGGGCCGGACCGGATGACGTCGCCGGCGCTCCATGCCGTCCGGACCGCGCTGATTCGCCGGTTGGGGTTGGAGCCGTCGCGGAAACATGCGTTTCTCTGGGTGATCGATTTCCCGCTGTTCGAGCCCGACCCGGCCACCGGGCAGCACATTTTTGTGCACCATCCGTTCACCTCGCCCCACCCCGACGACGCCGAATTCCTGGAGACGGATCCGGGCCGGTGCCGCGCCGTCCATTACGACGCTGTGTACAATGGCAACGAACTCGGCAGCGGGTCGATCCGCATTACCGATCCCGCCCTCCAGGCCCGGGTCTTCAAGCTGTTAGGCATCGAGGCCGATGATCAGCGGCGCCGGTTTGGATTCCTCCTCGATGCCTTGGCCACCGGGGCCCCGCCGATGGGTGGGTTCGCCATCGGGTTCGACCGCGTCGTCATGCTGCTCGCCGGCGCCACCTCGCTCCGCGATGTGATTGCGTTTCCGAAGACCACGGCGGCCCGGGCCCTCTTCGAAGGGGCCCCGACCCCGGTCGAGCAGAAGGATCTCGATGTCCTGAACCTGGCGATTTGCCCGGCGAATCCGGGGGTACCCGGTGTCTGA
- the rlmN gene encoding 23S rRNA (adenine(2503)-C(2))-methyltransferase RlmN has protein sequence MAPSILDLSPAEARSTIDTWVAAHALPGYRTDQILRRLWIAPIGSWSDATELPGTLREALAKDWPLLRLTAASVEVSADGTKKYLWRLADREAVESVLIPSGTRRTLCISSQAGCALGCVFCATGRMGFRRNLSGGEIAAQAREIILANPDDRPTNIVFMGMGEPLLNWPAVDTALTILNDAAGLGIGARHITVSTVGILPGMDALRNRPEQFRLAISLHSANPDARIRLMPIEQKYPLDQVLASARRFGRRVTFEYVMIRDRNDSDHDADQLAAIAKPLGAHVNLLPLHPGGGDGLVPSSGNRIRIFAERLKAAGIEAVVRRSRGLDINAACGQLYVEMEAKRRRAAKPAPTG, from the coding sequence ATGGCCCCCAGCATTCTCGACCTGTCGCCCGCCGAGGCGCGTTCCACGATCGACACCTGGGTCGCGGCGCACGCCCTCCCCGGCTACCGCACCGACCAAATCCTCCGCCGGCTCTGGATTGCGCCGATCGGTTCCTGGAGCGACGCAACCGAGCTGCCGGGCACGCTCAGGGAGGCACTGGCCAAGGATTGGCCCCTCCTTCGGCTGACGGCCGCATCGGTCGAAGTTTCCGCGGACGGGACCAAGAAGTACCTCTGGCGCCTTGCCGACCGTGAAGCGGTGGAGTCGGTCCTGATTCCAAGCGGAACCCGCCGGACCTTGTGCATTTCCTCGCAGGCGGGCTGCGCGTTAGGCTGCGTCTTTTGCGCGACGGGGCGGATGGGCTTCCGCCGTAATCTCTCCGGCGGCGAAATCGCGGCCCAGGCCCGTGAGATCATTCTGGCCAACCCGGACGACCGCCCCACCAACATCGTGTTCATGGGCATGGGCGAGCCGCTCCTCAACTGGCCCGCGGTCGACACCGCCCTGACGATCCTCAATGACGCCGCCGGCCTCGGGATCGGGGCCCGGCACATCACCGTCTCAACCGTTGGGATTCTGCCGGGGATGGACGCGCTCCGGAACCGGCCGGAACAGTTCCGGCTGGCTATCTCGCTCCACTCGGCCAACCCCGACGCCCGGATCCGGCTGATGCCGATCGAGCAGAAGTATCCCCTCGATCAGGTCCTCGCCTCGGCGCGCCGTTTCGGCCGCCGGGTCACCTTCGAGTATGTCATGATCCGGGACCGCAACGACTCCGACCACGACGCGGACCAACTCGCTGCCATCGCGAAACCGCTGGGAGCCCACGTCAACCTCTTGCCGCTGCATCCGGGCGGAGGCGACGGGCTGGTGCCGAGTTCGGGCAACCGGATCCGGATCTTTGCCGAACGCCTCAAAGCGGCCGGCATCGAAGCCGTCGTCCGCCGGAGCCGGGGCCTCGACATCAACGCTGCCTGCGGCCAGCTCTATGTTGAGATGGAAGCGAAACGGCGGCGCGCCGCCAAGCCGGCCCCGACCGGGTAA
- the truA gene encoding tRNA pseudouridine(38-40) synthase TruA: MPRTFLATLQFDGTAFVGWQRQREGRTVQAELEAVLGRLAGQSVRAHAAGRTDAGVHALGLGVSMTLPDRWTPAALNRALNALLPADCFVTEVRETVADFQARRAATERRYRYLIGTDRLSRSPFRRRYEWPLGIALDAARLDVAAGRIMGTHDFKAFSVLRSKRPHTRCEIREARWALRPADQGMDLTIWADRFLHHMVRMLVGTMVDVALGRRALADMDRLLALDPGVRTSPPAPAQGLYFITAVYPDEWFALPSGS; encoded by the coding sequence ATGCCGCGGACTTTTCTCGCGACGCTCCAGTTTGATGGCACTGCCTTCGTCGGTTGGCAGCGGCAGCGTGAAGGTCGCACGGTACAAGCTGAGTTGGAGGCCGTTCTTGGGCGGCTCGCGGGCCAATCGGTGCGCGCGCATGCGGCAGGACGGACCGACGCCGGGGTCCATGCTTTGGGATTAGGGGTAAGTATGACCCTCCCCGATCGCTGGACCCCGGCGGCGTTGAATCGAGCGTTGAATGCGCTGCTGCCGGCCGATTGTTTCGTGACCGAGGTGCGGGAAACGGTGGCCGATTTTCAGGCCCGCCGGGCGGCCACTGAGCGGCGCTACCGGTACCTGATCGGCACCGACCGACTGTCGCGGTCGCCGTTCCGCCGGCGCTACGAGTGGCCGCTCGGGATCGCCCTCGACGCCGCCCGGCTCGATGTGGCCGCCGGGCGGATCATGGGAACGCACGATTTCAAGGCGTTTTCGGTGCTCCGATCGAAGCGGCCCCATACCCGATGCGAGATTCGGGAAGCCCGCTGGGCACTCCGGCCCGCCGATCAGGGCATGGACCTCACGATTTGGGCCGACCGGTTCCTCCATCATATGGTGAGGATGCTGGTCGGGACGATGGTGGATGTGGCCCTCGGGCGTCGGGCGCTCGCCGACATGGACCGACTCTTGGCCTTGGACCCCGGTGTGCGGACCAGTCCGCCGGCACCGGCGCAAGGCCTCTACTTCATAACCGCGGTGTACCCAGACGAATGGTTCGCGCTTCCTTCCGGCTCCTAA